One genomic segment of Rhizorhabdus phycosphaerae includes these proteins:
- a CDS encoding flagellar hook protein FlgE: protein MSFYTALSGLKASQTELAVISNNVANVGTTGFKKSAAEFGDIVSSAPLQSSTTAGQGTRLRGIAQQFTQGGFENSERSLDLAVSGQGFFVTRSTTSNSQVSYTRNGSFRVDSQRYVVDSSGAYLQVLPTDSRGTLTATGLSSTRSLQLPLTSGTSSATQTVDLSITFPADADVPSNRSVYTTQNPYAFDRFDANSYNQSTTTTVYDASGTSFPMTTYYIRENVPNATTTTTTWTARTFIGDQEISMDPAVSSPATPVTLVFDSFGTLSTINGASPGTLTTNQVSPSGATGPIGFALTYGSNTRQASAPFTLTSFTQDGYAAGQLDNVSVDAQGLVVATFSNGDSQALGKIILATFSNPEGLRQLGDSKWGSTGISGEPMISEANANGTGLIQSGALEQANVDITEELVALIQAQRNFSANAKAIEAANTMTQTIVNLRA from the coding sequence ATGTCCTTCTATACCGCTCTTTCCGGCCTCAAGGCTTCGCAGACCGAACTCGCGGTCATCTCCAACAACGTCGCCAATGTCGGCACCACCGGCTTCAAGAAGAGCGCGGCCGAATTCGGCGACATCGTTTCCTCAGCACCGCTGCAAAGCTCGACCACGGCGGGTCAGGGCACCCGCCTGCGCGGGATCGCCCAGCAGTTCACCCAGGGCGGCTTCGAGAATTCCGAACGGTCGCTCGATCTCGCCGTTTCGGGCCAGGGCTTCTTCGTGACGCGGTCGACCACCTCCAACTCGCAGGTGTCATACACCCGCAACGGCTCGTTCCGCGTCGACTCCCAGCGCTATGTGGTCGACAGCTCGGGCGCCTATCTGCAGGTGCTGCCGACCGACTCGCGCGGTACGCTGACGGCAACCGGCCTGAGCTCGACCCGGTCGCTGCAGCTGCCGCTGACCTCGGGTACGTCGAGCGCCACCCAGACGGTCGATCTGTCGATCACCTTCCCCGCCGACGCCGACGTGCCGTCGAACCGTTCGGTCTACACGACCCAGAATCCGTACGCCTTCGACCGGTTCGACGCGAACAGCTACAATCAATCGACCACGACGACGGTCTATGATGCGTCGGGAACCTCCTTCCCGATGACGACCTATTATATCCGCGAAAACGTTCCCAACGCGACCACGACCACGACGACCTGGACCGCTCGGACCTTCATCGGCGACCAGGAGATCAGCATGGATCCTGCGGTGAGCTCGCCGGCGACGCCTGTCACGCTCGTCTTCGACAGCTTCGGCACTCTGAGCACGATCAACGGCGCCTCGCCGGGGACGCTGACCACCAATCAGGTCAGCCCTTCGGGTGCAACCGGTCCGATCGGCTTCGCGCTCACTTATGGCTCCAACACCCGCCAGGCTTCGGCGCCATTCACGCTGACCAGCTTCACTCAGGACGGCTATGCTGCAGGCCAGCTGGACAACGTCTCGGTCGATGCGCAGGGCCTCGTCGTCGCCACCTTCTCGAACGGCGACAGCCAGGCGCTGGGCAAGATCATCCTCGCGACCTTCTCCAACCCGGAAGGCCTGCGTCAGCTCGGCGACAGCAAATGGGGATCGACCGGTATTTCGGGCGAGCCGATGATCAGCGAGGCGAACGCCAACGGTACGGGCCTGATCCAGTCGGGCGCGCTCGAGCAGGCCAATGTCGACATCACCGAGGAGCTGGTCGCGCTGATCCAGGCGCAGCGCAACTTCTCGGCCAATGCCAAGGCGATCGAGGCGGCGAACACGATGACCCAGACCATCGTGAACCTGCGCGCCTGA
- a CDS encoding flagellar basal body rod protein FlgF: MDKLIYSSLSAMRSAMARQTMTANDLANANTSGFRAEMSSSAALWLKGEGFESRVANSGEVASADMTAGTISETGRMLDVALDTKDALLAVQSREGDEAYTRRGDLQLSDSGLLTTGDGLPVLGDAGPITLPPFDKLTIAADGTISIVPQGGDPSQMQTVDRLKLAGTSGMQIAKGLDGLFRPRNGGTLPTDPDAKVRQGALEGSNVNVSSTLIDMIEASRGWDMQVKMMSAAQDIDKASSELMRFD, from the coding sequence ATGGACAAGCTGATCTATAGCTCGCTGTCGGCAATGCGGTCGGCGATGGCGCGTCAGACGATGACCGCCAATGATCTCGCTAACGCGAACACATCGGGGTTCCGCGCCGAGATGAGCTCAAGCGCAGCGCTTTGGCTGAAGGGCGAGGGCTTTGAAAGCCGCGTCGCCAATTCGGGCGAAGTGGCTTCGGCCGACATGACGGCAGGGACGATCAGCGAGACTGGCCGGATGCTCGACGTAGCGCTCGATACCAAGGATGCGCTCTTGGCCGTGCAGAGCCGCGAGGGCGACGAGGCCTACACTCGCCGTGGCGACCTGCAGCTGAGCGACAGCGGACTGCTGACCACCGGCGACGGCCTGCCCGTCCTCGGCGATGCCGGCCCGATCACGCTGCCGCCCTTCGACAAGCTTACGATCGCGGCCGACGGTACGATTTCGATCGTGCCGCAGGGCGGCGATCCGTCGCAGATGCAGACGGTCGACCGGCTCAAGCTGGCCGGGACCAGCGGGATGCAGATCGCAAAGGGATTGGACGGCCTGTTCAGGCCCAGGAATGGCGGAACGCTGCCTACTGATCCCGACGCCAAGGTTCGACAGGGCGCCCTCGAAGGATCCAACGTCAACGTGTCCTCCACGTTGATCGACATGATCGAGGCCAGCCGCGGCTGGGACATGCAGGTGAAGATGATGAGCGCGGCGCAGGACATCGACAAGGCGTCCAGCGAACTGATGCGCTTCGACTGA
- the flgG gene encoding flagellar basal-body rod protein FlgG, translating into MTNAALHVARTGLDAQNMRMQVIANNLANVNTTGFKRDRASFETLAYQAMTAPGAASSESTRFATGTNLGSGVQINGTAKVDTQGSLQTTDNALDLAVEGSGFFQIQLPDGRIGYTRDGSFHLSAEGTMVNSDGYQVLPQIQIPDGAANITIAANGAVSVTLQGQTEASQVGTIEIARFTNPAGLQAEGNNVLTETSASGQPQVGPGAIDGRGSVRQGALESSNVNIVQELVDMIETQRAYEVNSKMIQSTDQMLQYVNQNV; encoded by the coding sequence ATGACCAATGCAGCATTGCACGTCGCCCGGACGGGCCTCGATGCGCAGAATATGCGCATGCAGGTGATCGCCAACAATTTGGCGAACGTGAACACCACCGGCTTCAAGCGCGACCGGGCCAGCTTCGAGACGCTCGCCTATCAGGCGATGACTGCCCCCGGCGCGGCCTCGTCGGAATCGACCCGCTTCGCCACCGGCACCAATCTCGGCTCGGGCGTCCAGATCAACGGCACCGCCAAGGTCGACACGCAGGGTTCGTTGCAGACAACCGACAATGCGCTCGACCTCGCGGTCGAAGGTTCGGGTTTCTTCCAGATCCAGCTGCCTGACGGCCGCATAGGGTACACCCGCGACGGCAGCTTCCACCTGTCGGCCGAGGGGACCATGGTCAACAGCGACGGCTATCAGGTGCTGCCGCAGATCCAGATCCCCGACGGGGCGGCCAACATCACCATCGCGGCCAATGGCGCGGTCAGCGTCACGCTGCAGGGCCAGACCGAAGCCTCCCAAGTCGGCACGATCGAGATCGCCCGCTTCACCAACCCCGCCGGCTTGCAGGCCGAAGGCAACAACGTCCTGACCGAGACGTCGGCCTCGGGCCAGCCGCAGGTCGGGCCCGGCGCGATCGATGGCCGCGGTAGCGTCCGTCAGGGAGCGCTGGAATCCTCCAACGTCAACATCGTCCAGGAACTGGTCGATATGATCGAGACGCAGCGCGCCTATGAGGTGAACAGCAAGATGATCCAGTCGACCGACCAGATGCTGCAATATGTCAACCAGAACGTCTGA
- a CDS encoding flagellar basal body L-ring protein FlgH, with product MSTRTSDSDMKGIGALAMVALLLGSAAFDRAEAKQKFRDPDYMPSFAVEPRPPEANGAIFQSANGYSALTNGARAAMVGDIVTITLVERTQAVKSNSASTDRSGNVGLTPPTTGPLSLFGATDAAISGGGTFAGKGNAAQSNQLNGEISVTIARVYPNGTMMVRGEKFLTLNRGDENIGIVGFIRAADIGPDNRVPSTRVADAKIVYSGKGEIARGSRQGWLNRFFSILSPF from the coding sequence ATGTCAACCAGAACGTCTGATAGCGACATGAAGGGGATCGGTGCCCTCGCCATGGTCGCTCTGCTCCTGGGCAGCGCGGCGTTCGATCGGGCAGAGGCGAAGCAGAAGTTCCGTGATCCGGACTATATGCCGAGCTTCGCCGTCGAGCCGCGACCGCCCGAGGCCAATGGTGCCATCTTCCAATCGGCCAACGGCTATTCGGCGCTGACCAACGGCGCTCGCGCGGCTATGGTCGGCGACATCGTCACGATCACGCTGGTCGAGCGGACACAGGCCGTGAAATCGAACAGTGCATCGACCGATCGGTCGGGCAATGTGGGTCTTACGCCGCCGACCACCGGTCCGCTGTCGCTGTTCGGTGCGACCGACGCCGCCATAAGTGGTGGCGGCACATTCGCGGGCAAAGGCAATGCTGCGCAGTCGAACCAGCTGAACGGCGAGATCAGCGTGACCATCGCCCGCGTCTATCCCAATGGGACGATGATGGTGCGCGGCGAGAAGTTCCTCACCCTCAACCGGGGTGACGAGAACATCGGCATCGTCGGCTTCATTCGCGCGGCGGACATCGGTCCGGACAACCGGGTGCCCTCGACGCGCGTGGCCGATGCCAAGATCGTCTATTCGGGCAAGGGCGAGATCGCGCGGGGCTCGCGGCAGGGATGGCTTAACCGTTTCTTTTCCATCTTGAGTCCATTCTGA
- a CDS encoding flagellar basal body P-ring protein FlgI: MFRSLLIALLCIAGLAPALPAQAERIKDIGAFAGLRANQLTGYGIVVGLAGTGDDSLDYATLGMKGVASRFGLQLPAGVNPALKNAAAVMLTAELAAFAKPGQRLDVTISALGKAKSLRGGTLIMAPLMGADGQIYAMAQGNLAVGGLGIDAADGSKLTINVPTAGRIPGGATVERSVDAGFATSPQLRFDLAEGDLTTSQRVAARINAALGQPVARSIDATTITIEAAPGAELRTALMSRIENLEVDTADAPARVVVNARTGTVVINGAVRIAPVAVTHGKMTVQVDEKPQVIQPAPFSKGETAVQQSSAINVQEEARPMFEFQPGASLAEIVKAVNAIGASPADLVAILEALKQAGAMKAELVVL, encoded by the coding sequence ATGTTCCGCTCGCTGCTCATCGCCCTGCTCTGCATCGCCGGCCTCGCACCGGCGCTTCCCGCGCAGGCGGAGCGGATCAAGGACATCGGCGCCTTCGCCGGCCTCCGCGCCAACCAGCTGACCGGCTACGGCATTGTCGTCGGTCTGGCGGGGACGGGTGACGACAGCCTGGACTATGCGACGCTCGGCATGAAGGGCGTGGCCTCCCGCTTCGGACTGCAGCTGCCTGCGGGCGTGAACCCCGCGCTCAAAAATGCTGCGGCAGTCATGCTGACGGCCGAACTGGCGGCCTTCGCCAAGCCCGGCCAGCGGCTCGACGTGACGATCTCCGCGCTGGGCAAGGCCAAGTCGCTGCGCGGCGGTACGCTGATCATGGCCCCTCTGATGGGCGCCGACGGACAGATCTATGCCATGGCGCAGGGTAATCTCGCGGTCGGCGGTCTCGGCATCGATGCGGCCGATGGATCGAAGCTGACGATCAACGTACCGACGGCCGGCCGGATTCCCGGCGGGGCGACGGTGGAACGCAGCGTCGATGCCGGCTTTGCGACGTCGCCACAGCTGCGCTTCGATCTGGCGGAAGGCGATCTGACGACATCGCAGCGCGTCGCTGCCCGTATCAACGCTGCCCTCGGCCAGCCGGTCGCGCGCTCCATCGACGCGACGACCATCACCATCGAGGCCGCGCCGGGCGCCGAACTGCGCACCGCTCTTATGAGCCGCATCGAGAATCTCGAAGTCGATACCGCCGACGCGCCCGCCCGTGTCGTCGTCAACGCCCGCACCGGAACCGTCGTCATCAACGGCGCCGTCCGGATCGCGCCGGTCGCGGTGACGCATGGAAAGATGACGGTCCAGGTCGACGAGAAGCCGCAGGTGATCCAGCCGGCACCCTTCTCCAAGGGCGAGACTGCCGTCCAGCAGTCGAGCGCGATCAACGTGCAGGAAGAGGCGCGGCCGATGTTCGAGTTCCAGCCGGGCGCCTCGCTCGCCGAGATCGTCAAGGCGGTCAATGCGATCGGCGCGTCGCCGGCCGATCTGGTCGCCATATTGGAGGCCCTCAAGCAGGCTGGCGCGATGAAGGCGGAGCTGGTGGTCCTATGA
- a CDS encoding rod-binding protein — protein MIDGVSIRSGALGDAKASELDKLKAASKQFEAIFTRQMLKSMREAKLNEDDLFGSEATDQFREMQDSNFATDLADKGALGIAEMLVKQFEARVSKKAPAADGAVTMTTATKIAPSTTSPGGGE, from the coding sequence ATGATCGACGGCGTTTCCATCCGCTCGGGCGCGCTCGGCGACGCCAAGGCGAGCGAGCTCGACAAGCTCAAGGCCGCGTCGAAGCAGTTCGAGGCGATCTTTACGCGTCAGATGCTCAAGTCGATGCGCGAGGCGAAGCTCAACGAGGACGATCTCTTCGGGAGCGAGGCGACCGACCAGTTTCGCGAGATGCAGGATTCGAACTTTGCGACCGACCTCGCCGACAAGGGCGCGCTCGGTATCGCGGAGATGCTCGTGAAGCAGTTCGAGGCCCGTGTGTCGAAGAAGGCACCGGCCGCCGATGGCGCCGTGACCATGACGACTGCCACCAAGATTGCCCCCTCGACCACATCGCCGGGAGGGGGTGAGTGA
- the flgK gene encoding flagellar hook-associated protein FlgK encodes MSDLLAIGRSGIVAYRAALSTVGENVSNAETEGYTRRTVRLGESAVATSNNYQYRSSAVFGGVSVAAVQRVYDNYRSSYARLANSEAAKAEAKATWLNTAEGALDDSDVGLGVKMASVFTAAEELSTDVSSDTNRRTMLTALTEVTNQFNNTASSLKSVSDGLGSVADSSVQKLNSDMANLVKINVGLLRASPGSAGQALLLDQRDATLKSISDAIGVEVRFEDDGRADVRLLGNSVIKLVDSSEPYPGLVGVVRASDGRLSLVASGLQTQVSITAQSGSLSGLVEAASAIASRREAVDAIAVSFASTLNSWNQAGIDRNGAAGAALLSGTNAADLSVATSDLSKIAAASTSGVANGNALDLKTTRNSNGPEAKWSLLVSIHSQAVSSANAEKTAAATYRDGAMQALDEVTGIDLDVEAAQLLRYQQAYSGSARIIQVAKEMLQDILGLF; translated from the coding sequence GTGAGCGACCTTCTCGCCATTGGCCGGTCCGGTATCGTCGCCTATCGGGCGGCGCTGTCGACTGTCGGCGAAAACGTCTCCAATGCGGAGACCGAGGGCTATACCCGCCGCACCGTCCGGCTGGGCGAATCCGCCGTCGCGACGTCGAACAACTATCAGTATCGCTCGTCGGCGGTTTTCGGCGGCGTGAGCGTCGCGGCCGTGCAGCGCGTCTACGACAATTATCGCAGCTCCTATGCGCGTCTCGCCAATTCGGAAGCCGCCAAGGCGGAAGCGAAAGCCACCTGGCTGAACACGGCGGAAGGCGCGCTCGACGATTCGGATGTCGGTCTTGGCGTCAAGATGGCCTCGGTCTTCACTGCCGCAGAGGAACTCAGCACCGACGTGTCGAGCGACACCAACCGTCGCACCATGCTGACGGCGCTCACCGAAGTGACGAACCAGTTCAATAATACGGCGAGCTCGCTCAAGTCCGTCTCCGACGGCCTTGGCTCGGTGGCCGACTCCTCCGTCCAGAAGCTCAATTCCGACATGGCCAATCTGGTCAAGATCAACGTCGGCCTGCTGCGCGCTTCACCGGGATCGGCGGGGCAGGCGTTGCTTCTCGACCAGCGCGACGCGACGCTCAAGAGCATCTCGGATGCCATCGGCGTCGAGGTCCGTTTCGAAGACGACGGCCGGGCCGACGTCAGGCTGCTCGGCAACAGCGTGATCAAGCTGGTCGATTCCAGCGAACCCTATCCGGGCCTGGTCGGCGTCGTGCGGGCCAGCGACGGGCGCTTGTCACTGGTCGCTTCGGGTCTCCAGACCCAGGTCAGCATCACCGCGCAATCGGGTTCCCTGAGCGGGCTCGTCGAGGCGGCGTCGGCGATCGCGTCCCGACGCGAGGCGGTCGACGCCATCGCGGTCAGTTTCGCGAGCACGCTCAACAGCTGGAACCAGGCGGGCATCGACCGGAACGGCGCTGCCGGCGCGGCGCTCTTAAGTGGCACGAACGCCGCCGATCTGAGTGTCGCCACGAGCGACCTGTCGAAGATCGCCGCGGCCTCGACCTCCGGCGTGGCCAATGGCAACGCCCTCGATCTCAAGACAACGCGCAATTCGAACGGGCCAGAGGCGAAATGGTCGCTGCTGGTGTCGATCCACTCGCAGGCTGTGTCTTCCGCCAATGCCGAGAAGACAGCTGCGGCCACTTACAGGGACGGAGCGATGCAGGCGCTCGACGAGGTCACCGGCATCGACCTCGACGTCGAGGCGGCCCAGCTGCTGCGATACCAACAAGCTTATAGCGGCTCCGCGCGGATCATCCAGGTCGCGAAGGAAATGCTGCAGGACATTCTGGGTCTGTTCTAA